Proteins from a genomic interval of Archocentrus centrarchus isolate MPI-CPG fArcCen1 unplaced genomic scaffold, fArcCen1 scaffold_166_ctg1, whole genome shotgun sequence:
- the LOC115775500 gene encoding HMG box transcription factor BBX-like isoform X1, which translates to MKGGGRGKDSPVAGEVTGKRPKRKCLQWHPLLSKKALDFSEEEEEEDEEELGKQAGLCNQAQDSEMQCGVTTEEVEDDTNEQRARRPMNAFLLFCKRHRSLVRQEHPRLDNRGATKILADWWAVLEPKEKQKYTDMAKEVRLFYDSFKFMIFLCFVRQDHLHKVIALL; encoded by the exons ATGAAGGGTGGAGGAAGGGGCAAGGACTCACCTGTTGCAGGGGAGGTCACTGGCAAACGCCCCAAACGCAAATGCTTGCAGTGGCACCCACTTCTTTCCAAAAAGGCTCTTGATTtctctgaggaggaggaggaagaagatgaagaggagctaGGGAAG CAGGCAGGGCTGTGCAACCAGGCCCAGGATTCAGAGATGCAGTGTGGAGTCACAACAGAGGAAGTGGAAGATGACACAAATGAACAGCGGGCACGCCGGCCAATGAATGCCTTCCTACTCTTTTGCAAACGCCACCGCTCACTGGTGCGGCAGGAACACCCTCGCTTGGACAATCGTGGGGCCACTAAGATCCTGGCTGACTGGTGGGCTGTGTTGGAGcccaaagagaaacagaaatacaCTGACATGGCCAAGGAGGTGAGGCTATTTTATGACTCTTTCAAGTTTAtgatatttctgtgttttgttcgACAAGATCACCTACACAAAGTGATAGCACTTTTATGA
- the LOC115775500 gene encoding HMG box transcription factor BBX-like isoform X2 has translation MKGGGRGKDSPVAGEVTGKRPKRKCLQWHPLLSKKALDFSEEEEEEDEEELGKAGLCNQAQDSEMQCGVTTEEVEDDTNEQRARRPMNAFLLFCKRHRSLVRQEHPRLDNRGATKILADWWAVLEPKEKQKYTDMAKEVRLFYDSFKFMIFLCFVRQDHLHKVIALL, from the exons ATGAAGGGTGGAGGAAGGGGCAAGGACTCACCTGTTGCAGGGGAGGTCACTGGCAAACGCCCCAAACGCAAATGCTTGCAGTGGCACCCACTTCTTTCCAAAAAGGCTCTTGATTtctctgaggaggaggaggaagaagatgaagaggagctaGGGAAG GCAGGGCTGTGCAACCAGGCCCAGGATTCAGAGATGCAGTGTGGAGTCACAACAGAGGAAGTGGAAGATGACACAAATGAACAGCGGGCACGCCGGCCAATGAATGCCTTCCTACTCTTTTGCAAACGCCACCGCTCACTGGTGCGGCAGGAACACCCTCGCTTGGACAATCGTGGGGCCACTAAGATCCTGGCTGACTGGTGGGCTGTGTTGGAGcccaaagagaaacagaaatacaCTGACATGGCCAAGGAGGTGAGGCTATTTTATGACTCTTTCAAGTTTAtgatatttctgtgttttgttcgACAAGATCACCTACACAAAGTGATAGCACTTTTATGA